A genomic window from Methanobrevibacter sp. TLL-48-HuF1 includes:
- the lysA gene encoding diaminopimelate decarboxylase: protein MDLNIKINDKNHLDIGGADACDIAEEFGTPTYVIDENRIRNNYNRFYNAFSKYYPDFKVYYACKANTNLAVMKILESEGCCIDAVSPGEVYTSKKLGFSGDRILFTGNNVTTEELKFVAEQGAVLNLDSVSALKRLAEVVDPEGFKISFRVNPMVGAGHHDHCITGGVMSKFGIMDNEAAEVYQFAEDLGFTPVGMHSHIGSGILDPEPFKLAIESTIDIAGKVHDEAGVDFDFIDFGGGVGIPYTPEENIVDIDMFAKENIELFKSKLEEHDLGKPTMYLEPGRYLVGDASVLLTRVNSVKQSYRKFLGVDSGFHTLLRPAMYDSYHHIVVANKMDAPNTQEVDIAGNVCESGDLFARDRPMPDVEEGDLLAILNAGAYGFTMSSNYNSRPKASEVLVKDGECFLTRERESFEDLFNKQIIPDYLQ, encoded by the coding sequence ATGGATTTAAATATTAAAATTAATGATAAAAACCACTTGGATATTGGTGGTGCTGATGCATGTGACATTGCTGAGGAGTTTGGAACTCCTACTTATGTCATAGATGAAAACAGAATAAGGAATAATTATAACAGATTCTACAATGCCTTTTCAAAATATTATCCTGATTTTAAAGTATATTATGCATGTAAAGCCAACACTAACTTAGCAGTAATGAAAATTCTTGAAAGTGAGGGATGCTGTATTGATGCAGTATCTCCTGGGGAAGTATACACCTCTAAAAAATTAGGATTCTCTGGAGATAGGATATTGTTCACTGGTAACAATGTAACTACTGAAGAATTAAAATTTGTAGCTGAACAAGGAGCAGTTCTTAACCTGGATTCAGTTTCAGCATTAAAAAGATTAGCTGAAGTTGTTGATCCTGAAGGATTTAAAATATCATTTAGAGTAAATCCGATGGTTGGTGCAGGTCATCATGATCACTGTATTACAGGGGGAGTAATGAGTAAATTCGGTATTATGGATAATGAAGCTGCAGAAGTATATCAGTTTGCAGAAGATTTAGGTTTTACTCCAGTAGGTATGCACTCCCACATAGGTTCAGGAATTTTAGATCCGGAACCATTTAAATTAGCTATTGAATCAACAATAGATATTGCAGGAAAAGTTCACGATGAAGCTGGTGTAGATTTTGATTTTATAGATTTCGGAGGAGGAGTTGGAATTCCATACACTCCTGAAGAAAACATTGTAGATATTGATATGTTTGCAAAAGAAAACATTGAATTATTCAAATCTAAATTGGAAGAGCATGATTTAGGTAAACCAACAATGTATCTTGAACCTGGAAGGTATTTGGTAGGTGATGCAAGCGTGCTTTTAACTCGTGTAAACAGTGTAAAACAAAGTTACAGAAAATTTTTAGGTGTAGATTCAGGATTCCATACCTTACTCAGACCTGCAATGTATGATTCATACCATCATATTGTAGTAGCTAATAAAATGGATGCACCAAACACTCAGGAAGTGGATATTGCAGGAAATGTATGTGAATCAGGAGATTTATTTGCAAGAGACAGACCAATGCCTGATGTTGAAGAAGGGGACTTATTAGCTATTCTTAATGCAGGTGCATATGGATTTACCATGTCTTCAAACTACAATTCAAGACCAAAAGCATCTGAAGTTCTTGTTAAAGATGGCGAATGTTTCTTAACCCGTGAAAGAGAAAGTTTTGAAGATTTATTCAACAAACAGATAATTCCTGATTACTTGCAATAG
- a CDS encoding MFS transporter, with product MNLKLENVVLIIATLSSFFTVFLSSALTIAVPSIASEFSMNNILQNWVTMVFFFVIAIFTVPVGQISGKYGLKKSMVVATLLYIIGAVVAIFSMSSEIFFISRIIQGIGGAFLSVASMALVVSAFKPQERGKAIGITVTGVYLATSLSPVIGGFLNHTVGWRSIFVFTIPFLVLILVLLITKVNKEWNSLKDTSIDWKGSAVYSIGIVLFIYGFTILNETLGVILTVLGLITLAIFVAIELKVKYPVFDVKLFKNSEFASANFAAVCAYLASFSLVTIVNYHLQYIRGFDSQLAGIFLLAAPLIQVIVAPYAGKLSDKVNPQKLSALGIGIAAVAIGLLAMLDSSTPLWLLIFALALEGLGFGIFSSPNTSAIMGAVPPKDTPTASASVSTMRVIGQSMSMGMLTLVFAFVMGNVPIIPKYFSLLIASSQITCFICMVLCIVSVFASLIGIKSKKIVKG from the coding sequence ATGAATCTTAAATTAGAAAATGTAGTTCTTATTATAGCTACTTTATCATCATTTTTCACGGTTTTTTTATCATCTGCTTTAACAATTGCTGTTCCCAGTATAGCCAGTGAATTTTCAATGAATAATATTCTTCAGAATTGGGTAACAATGGTATTTTTCTTTGTTATTGCAATTTTTACAGTTCCAGTTGGACAAATTTCAGGAAAATATGGTCTTAAAAAGTCTATGGTTGTGGCAACTCTTTTATATATTATTGGTGCAGTTGTAGCTATTTTTTCAATGTCTAGTGAAATATTTTTTATTTCCCGTATAATTCAGGGAATTGGAGGGGCATTTTTAAGTGTTGCATCTATGGCTTTGGTTGTATCTGCATTTAAACCTCAAGAACGTGGTAAAGCTATTGGAATTACTGTTACTGGTGTTTATTTAGCTACTTCATTATCTCCGGTTATTGGAGGATTTTTAAATCATACTGTAGGATGGAGATCAATATTCGTATTTACAATTCCATTTTTGGTACTGATTCTTGTGCTGTTGATTACAAAAGTAAATAAGGAATGGAATTCTTTAAAAGATACTTCTATAGACTGGAAAGGTTCTGCAGTTTATAGTATCGGTATTGTATTGTTTATTTATGGATTTACAATATTGAATGAAACATTAGGTGTTATTTTAACAGTTTTAGGATTGATTACATTAGCTATATTTGTAGCTATTGAACTGAAAGTGAAATATCCTGTATTTGATGTTAAATTATTTAAAAATTCTGAATTTGCATCAGCTAATTTCGCAGCAGTATGTGCATATTTAGCATCTTTTTCACTTGTTACAATTGTCAATTATCATTTGCAGTATATTAGAGGCTTTGATTCACAACTTGCAGGTATATTTCTCCTTGCAGCACCTCTGATTCAGGTAATTGTTGCTCCTTATGCCGGAAAACTTTCTGATAAGGTAAATCCTCAAAAACTATCTGCACTTGGAATTGGAATCGCTGCTGTAGCTATTGGATTGCTTGCCATGTTGGATTCCAGTACTCCATTATGGTTATTGATATTTGCCCTAGCTTTGGAAGGTTTAGGTTTCGGAATATTTTCTTCTCCAAATACCAGTGCAATTATGGGAGCAGTTCCGCCAAAAGATACTCCTACAGCTTCTGCTTCAGTCTCTACAATGAGAGTTATTGGTCAGTCAATGAGTATGGGAATGCTTACATTAGTATTTGCTTTTGTGATGGGTAATGTTCCTATAATTCCTAAATATTTCTCATTACTGATAGCCAGTTCTCAAATAACCTGTTTTATTTGTATGGTGTTATGTATAGTTTCAGTATTTGCTTCTTTAATTGGAATTAAATCTAAAAAAATAGTAAAAGGATAG
- a CDS encoding peptidylprolyl isomerase, protein MKVAIIETEKGTIELELFEKDAPNTVANFEKLINEGFYDGLTFHRVIPDFVIQGGCPNGNGTGGPGYTIKCETEGNPNKHGTGALSMAHAGKDTGGSQFFITHSPQPHLDGVHTVFGHVIGDGMDVVNKIQQGDKMLHLYVEER, encoded by the coding sequence ATGAAAGTTGCAATAATTGAAACTGAAAAAGGAACAATTGAATTAGAATTATTCGAAAAAGATGCTCCAAATACTGTAGCTAACTTTGAAAAACTTATAAACGAAGGATTTTATGACGGATTAACTTTCCACAGAGTAATACCAGATTTTGTAATTCAAGGAGGATGTCCTAACGGTAACGGTACTGGAGGACCTGGCTACACCATTAAATGTGAAACCGAAGGAAACCCAAACAAACATGGAACCGGTGCACTTTCAATGGCTCATGCAGGAAAAGATACTGGAGGAAGCCAATTTTTCATTACCCATTCACCGCAACCACACTTAGATGGAGTACACACTGTATTTGGCCATGTTATTGGTGACGGTATGGATGTTGTAAATAAAATCCAACAAGGAGACAAAATGCTCCATTTATATGTTGAAGAAAGATAG
- a CDS encoding DUF655 domain-containing protein: METKNKKQKIPAATEEHAVILDYLSLGYVNSDMSKFKGKAIAQAIGTDYFTLLELVPKRGVDLEIQDTVYIGKGKRDQIYKVLGKLDYENLTATSRIELEYSIREIVNNNEEKFVDFFNTAGAISTRLHKLELIPGIGKKYMWEIVEARKEKPFESFEDITTRIPSLNNPAEMIVNRVKQELDTTTAKKGKKKYYLFTPIPKTQKKHRNNRNQRK; the protein is encoded by the coding sequence ATGGAAACAAAAAACAAAAAACAAAAAATACCAGCAGCAACTGAAGAACATGCTGTTATATTGGATTATCTTAGTTTAGGATATGTAAACTCAGATATGTCTAAATTTAAAGGTAAAGCTATTGCTCAAGCTATTGGTACCGACTATTTCACTTTGCTAGAATTAGTTCCTAAAAGAGGAGTTGATTTAGAAATTCAAGACACAGTATATATTGGAAAAGGAAAAAGAGACCAAATATATAAAGTTCTTGGAAAATTAGACTATGAAAACTTAACTGCAACTAGCAGAATCGAGTTAGAATATAGTATACGCGAAATAGTTAATAATAACGAAGAAAAATTTGTTGATTTCTTTAATACTGCAGGTGCAATTAGTACCCGACTTCACAAATTAGAATTGATTCCCGGAATTGGTAAAAAATATATGTGGGAAATTGTTGAAGCTAGAAAAGAAAAACCATTTGAAAGCTTTGAAGACATAACTACAAGAATACCTTCATTAAATAATCCTGCTGAAATGATTGTAAATAGAGTAAAACAAGAACTAGATACAACAACAGCTAAAAAAGGTAAGAAAAAATATTACCTATTCACTCCAATTCCAAAAACTCAAAAGAAACACAGAAATAATAGGAATCAAAGAAAGTAA
- a CDS encoding NUDIX domain-containing protein: MDKPYGLTMRGIVKNKDNEILILRRHPKSRTNPHKWELPGGKVDPGEFFDEALVREIKEETNLDGAVGDFYEAIQDDYVHKRTVQVIMYLKNITGNVAISDEHDDWMWANLEKIKTLELSTAFEKVLKKKNWKI, from the coding sequence ATGGACAAACCATATGGACTTACAATGAGAGGAATCGTTAAAAACAAAGATAATGAAATATTAATACTTAGAAGACATCCAAAATCCAGAACAAACCCTCACAAATGGGAATTGCCCGGAGGAAAAGTAGATCCCGGAGAATTTTTCGACGAAGCATTAGTACGTGAAATAAAAGAAGAAACTAATTTAGATGGAGCAGTTGGTGACTTTTATGAAGCAATACAAGATGATTATGTCCATAAAAGAACTGTTCAAGTTATTATGTATTTAAAAAATATCACAGGAAATGTAGCTATCAGTGATGAACATGATGACTGGATGTGGGCTAATTTAGAAAAAATAAAAACATTGGAATTGTCAACAGCATTTGAGAAAGTTTTAAAAAAGAAAAATTGGAAAATTTAA
- a CDS encoding VOC family protein — translation MKIKYVTIIVDDMDKSIEFYTEVLGFEVDDVFDLPGGKIVLLSNGDETGFELIQNSTFKTGFYSVGLDVEDIHKEMENFRKNNVEIAMEPTRISVGIMARVIDPNGVNIVLIQHGA, via the coding sequence ATGAAGATAAAGTATGTTACGATTATTGTAGATGATATGGATAAGTCTATTGAGTTCTATACAGAAGTTTTAGGTTTTGAAGTTGATGATGTATTTGATTTGCCCGGCGGAAAAATTGTACTGCTTAGCAACGGAGATGAAACGGGTTTTGAATTAATACAGAACAGCACATTTAAAACAGGTTTTTATTCTGTAGGTTTGGATGTTGAAGATATCCATAAGGAAATGGAAAATTTCAGGAAAAACAATGTTGAAATAGCCATGGAACCTACCAGAATATCTGTTGGAATCATGGCAAGGGTTATTGACCCGAATGGTGTTAATATAGTTCTAATTCAGCACGGAGCTTAG
- the rsmA gene encoding 16S rRNA (adenine(1518)-N(6)/adenine(1519)-N(6))-dimethyltransferase RsmA yields the protein MNSDAASTSLSKTTKSILNEYGIKLNKNLGQNYLIDRNKRDQIIQFGNLTKDDIVLEIGPGIGTLTIELAKRVKKVIAIEQDSNICQILENRLKNENIDNVELINDDALNVDFPKFNKIISNLPYQISSPITFKFLNYDFQLAILMYQKEFASRMNGKVGSKDYSRLSAMLYFKCDVDLLASVSAESFIPKPKVDSAIVKLTPKLPELNGQLKHLNINEINENDFKTYSKFVKALFQHRNKKVKNALIDSRHIISDLDKKEVKAKLNSIKQNKIEKLLSERITNLTPEEILYLSIHLNSALKE from the coding sequence TTGAATAGTGATGCTGCTTCCACTTCATTATCTAAAACAACAAAATCTATCCTTAATGAATATGGGATAAAATTAAATAAAAATCTCGGACAAAACTATCTGATTGATAGAAATAAACGAGATCAGATTATCCAATTCGGTAATCTTACAAAAGATGATATTGTATTAGAAATAGGTCCTGGAATTGGCACACTAACAATAGAACTTGCCAAACGAGTTAAAAAAGTAATAGCTATTGAACAAGATTCTAATATTTGCCAGATATTAGAAAATCGATTGAAAAACGAAAATATAGATAATGTAGAATTAATCAATGATGATGCATTAAATGTGGACTTTCCAAAATTTAACAAAATCATCTCAAATCTACCTTATCAAATTTCATCACCAATTACATTTAAATTTCTAAATTATGACTTCCAGCTAGCTATTTTAATGTACCAAAAAGAATTTGCCTCTAGAATGAATGGAAAAGTAGGAAGCAAAGATTATTCCAGACTTTCAGCTATGTTATATTTTAAATGCGATGTTGATTTATTAGCTAGTGTAAGTGCTGAAAGTTTTATTCCAAAGCCAAAAGTTGATTCTGCAATTGTCAAATTAACTCCAAAACTTCCCGAATTAAACGGGCAATTAAAACACTTAAATATTAATGAAATAAATGAAAATGATTTTAAAACTTATTCCAAATTTGTAAAAGCCCTGTTCCAGCATAGAAATAAAAAAGTTAAAAATGCTTTAATTGATTCCAGACACATTATATCTGATTTAGATAAAAAAGAAGTGAAAGCTAAATTAAATTCAATTAAACAAAATAAAATTGAAAAACTTTTATCTGAAAGAATAACTAATTTGACACCTGAAGAAATACTTTATCTTTCAATACACTTAAATTCTGCATTAAAGGAGTAA
- a CDS encoding HemK2/MTQ2 family protein methyltransferase, which translates to MDNFIIDTAETVYTPAEDSYMLAENLLIKDGQSVLEIGTGSGIVAMYASKLTSKVTATDINYDALELASKNFKANNIENIELLFGNLFEPVKDRKFDVILFNTPYLPTENDEVLDDNLNYAFDGGLDGRKVIDLFLNEVKNHLNDGGIVQLIQSSLCGNDKTLDILDKQGFVAEIAVSEHFFFEDVVLINGYL; encoded by the coding sequence ATGGATAATTTTATAATAGATACTGCTGAAACTGTTTACACTCCCGCTGAAGACAGCTATATGTTAGCTGAAAATCTTTTAATTAAAGATGGTCAAAGTGTCCTGGAAATTGGAACAGGATCTGGAATAGTAGCCATGTATGCTTCAAAACTAACCAGTAAAGTTACAGCTACAGATATTAATTATGATGCATTAGAATTAGCTAGTAAGAATTTTAAAGCTAATAATATAGAAAATATTGAATTATTGTTCGGCAATCTATTTGAACCTGTAAAAGATAGAAAGTTCGATGTAATTTTATTTAATACTCCATATCTGCCTACTGAAAATGATGAAGTTCTTGATGATAATTTAAATTATGCATTTGATGGCGGATTAGATGGTAGAAAAGTCATCGATCTTTTTTTAAATGAAGTAAAAAATCACTTAAATGATGGTGGAATCGTCCAGCTAATTCAGTCTTCACTTTGCGGCAATGACAAAACATTAGATATTCTGGATAAACAGGGTTTTGTAGCAGAAATAGCTGTTAGTGAACACTTCTTTTTTGAAGATGTTGTGCTGATTAATGGTTATTTATAA
- a CDS encoding RNA polymerase Rpb4 family protein: MIGKKIIESKPIQSVKVKEALEEFSQENELNYEQNITLNHLSRFKRYSVEDSEKIISELEDKIGLRQKVAVRIVDLIPQDLSDLRLIFAKEATHIEKEQMEDILEILDQYTIIE, encoded by the coding sequence ATGATTGGGAAAAAAATAATTGAGAGCAAACCAATTCAAAGTGTAAAAGTTAAAGAAGCTCTCGAAGAATTTTCACAAGAAAATGAATTAAATTACGAACAAAATATCACTTTAAATCATCTTTCAAGATTTAAAAGATACTCTGTTGAAGACAGCGAAAAAATAATATCTGAACTTGAAGATAAAATTGGTTTAAGGCAAAAAGTAGCTGTTCGCATCGTTGATTTAATTCCACAAGATTTATCTGATTTAAGATTAATATTTGCTAAAGAAGCTACACACATTGAAAAAGAGCAAATGGAAGATATTCTTGAAATCTTAGATCAATATACCATCATTGAATAG
- a CDS encoding acyltransferase, which yields MEIGERIIYVDQLRAVSILFLIAINVAMVFKYKSVGNLQEYVVFTTFGFGVPIFLMLLGLLMIDRDYSDIETFIKTDFLRIFIPFLIWNTLLALLMTASAGKLSFSFGCVAYFASKFMTQHWYAWMLLGLYLSLPIFSPYVRSTKLKGAKYFLILAISASLIYQLIAYIGSPTYFNLTFFIGPILYMFLGYYLENHKFNVKSKWLILVGFIIFLITTAYMINFDIFVNGIQKTIFLHHYNFLTENYVDVSVVAILQAAGVFVMIKYLNDPKLQNNRILKRIHNSKKFNYSVMTISRACYGVYLLNQSLLLILTTFVDISFLDNFVGIVILTFVLAFLCCVIILGLIEMGVPAKYIGYD from the coding sequence ATGGAAATTGGTGAAAGAATAATATATGTTGATCAATTAAGGGCAGTCAGTATACTTTTCTTAATTGCAATAAACGTAGCTATGGTTTTTAAGTATAAAAGTGTAGGAAATTTACAGGAATATGTTGTTTTTACGACTTTCGGATTCGGTGTTCCAATATTTCTCATGCTTTTAGGTTTGTTAATGATTGACAGGGATTACTCAGATATTGAAACATTTATTAAAACGGATTTTCTAAGGATTTTCATTCCTTTTTTAATTTGGAATACATTACTGGCTTTACTTATGACGGCATCTGCAGGCAAGCTTAGCTTTAGCTTTGGATGTGTAGCTTATTTTGCATCTAAATTCATGACTCAGCATTGGTATGCATGGATGTTACTTGGGCTTTACCTGTCTTTACCTATATTTTCCCCTTATGTTAGGTCAACAAAATTAAAAGGTGCAAAATATTTCCTTATCCTTGCAATATCTGCATCACTTATCTATCAACTAATTGCATATATCGGGTCTCCAACCTATTTTAATCTAACTTTCTTCATAGGCCCTATCCTTTACATGTTTCTGGGATATTATTTGGAAAATCATAAATTCAATGTAAAATCCAAATGGCTGATTTTAGTTGGATTTATCATATTTTTAATAACAACAGCTTATATGATAAATTTTGATATATTTGTAAATGGAATTCAGAAAACAATATTCCTGCATCATTATAATTTCCTTACAGAAAACTATGTAGATGTAAGTGTGGTAGCTATCCTGCAGGCGGCAGGAGTGTTTGTAATGATTAAATATTTAAATGATCCAAAGCTCCAGAACAACAGGATTCTAAAAAGAATTCATAATAGCAAAAAGTTCAATTATTCTGTAATGACAATTAGTAGAGCATGTTACGGAGTTTATTTGCTTAACCAGTCATTATTGCTTATATTAACTACATTTGTGGATATTTCATTTTTAGATAATTTTGTTGGAATTGTAATACTGACATTTGTTCTGGCATTTTTATGCTGTGTCATTATTTTAGGTTTGATTGAAATGGGAGTTCCTGCCAAATATATAGGTTATGATTAA
- the dapF gene encoding diaminopimelate epimerase — protein sequence MDLKGLKFSKMHGIGNDFPIIDESAGEVIPEADKAEACRFLCHRHFGVGGDGVLFVTPSDVADIGYRMFNPDGSEAEMCGNGIRCFGDFVYRKGILKQEKMTVETKSGIKTIEITLENDEPALFKVDMGTSTFKTPEIPMASDMEEFLDSPLEVLDTTFNTTAISVGNPHAIIFVDNIDEIDIDKYGPAIETHEAFPEKINVHFVEVISKNEGKMLTWERGAGVTLACGTGATSTAISGFKLGLFDSEVLLHLPGGDLKFNVYEKEGELGAFMEGPAQLVFDGEIQ from the coding sequence ATGGATTTAAAAGGATTAAAATTCTCTAAAATGCATGGAATCGGTAATGATTTTCCGATAATTGATGAAAGTGCTGGAGAAGTAATACCTGAAGCAGATAAAGCTGAAGCATGCAGGTTTTTATGCCACAGACATTTCGGTGTAGGTGGGGATGGAGTATTATTTGTAACTCCTTCTGATGTAGCTGATATTGGGTACAGAATGTTTAATCCTGATGGAAGCGAAGCTGAAATGTGCGGTAATGGTATTAGATGTTTTGGTGATTTTGTATACAGAAAAGGTATTTTAAAACAGGAAAAAATGACTGTAGAAACAAAATCCGGAATTAAAACAATTGAAATTACATTAGAAAATGATGAACCGGCATTATTTAAGGTTGACATGGGAACATCTACTTTTAAAACTCCTGAAATTCCAATGGCATCAGATATGGAAGAATTTTTAGACTCTCCATTGGAAGTATTAGATACAACATTCAATACAACAGCCATTAGTGTAGGTAATCCTCATGCAATTATTTTCGTTGACAATATTGATGAAATTGACATAGACAAATATGGTCCTGCTATTGAAACACATGAAGCTTTCCCTGAAAAAATCAATGTTCATTTTGTTGAAGTGATTTCTAAAAATGAAGGAAAAATGCTTACCTGGGAACGTGGAGCAGGAGTTACACTAGCTTGTGGAACTGGAGCTACTTCAACAGCTATTTCAGGATTTAAATTAGGTCTTTTTGATAGTGAAGTTTTATTGCATCTTCCTGGTGGAGACTTGAAATTTAATGTCTATGAAAAAGAAGGGGAATTAGGAGCTTTTATGGAAGGTCCTGCTCAATTAGTATTTGATGGAGAAATTCAATAA
- a CDS encoding acetylornithine transaminase: MNTNELIEAEDKYFINTFTRQPIVLDHGKGVKVWDKDGNEYIDMFAGIAVNALGHAHPKLVNALQGQVEKLIHVSNIYYNEPAIEYAKKLLPLTEFDRIFYANSGAEANEGAIKLALKYTGKSEIITAKDSFHGRTLLTLAATGHEEYKEPYLKNLPQGFIEVPYNDIEAIKEAISDETAAIMVEPIQGEGGVNVPSKEYFDEITKICAENDILLILDEVQTGFGRCGTLFAHELFDIKADIMTIAKGVGGGVPMGAFLATEKVASGFVPGDHGTTFGGGPLVCAAANSVLDTILDEGLLENSKKVGAYFKDKLNELKGKHDKIVDVRGHGLMIGVELSENGAAYVDKLREMGFLINCTAGNVLRFVPPLIITEDEIDKFVEALDKAL; encoded by the coding sequence ATGAACACAAATGAACTTATTGAAGCTGAAGATAAATATTTTATTAACACTTTTACAAGACAACCAATTGTTTTAGACCATGGTAAAGGTGTAAAAGTATGGGATAAAGATGGAAATGAATATATTGATATGTTTGCAGGAATTGCTGTAAATGCTTTAGGACATGCACATCCTAAATTAGTTAATGCACTTCAAGGCCAAGTTGAAAAGCTTATTCATGTTTCAAACATTTATTATAATGAGCCAGCTATTGAATATGCTAAAAAATTACTTCCTTTAACAGAATTTGACAGAATATTCTACGCAAACAGTGGAGCAGAAGCTAATGAAGGAGCTATTAAATTAGCTTTAAAATACACCGGCAAAAGTGAAATTATTACAGCTAAAGACTCTTTTCACGGAAGAACTTTACTGACATTAGCTGCTACAGGTCATGAAGAATACAAAGAGCCTTATTTAAAAAATCTCCCACAGGGATTTATTGAAGTTCCATATAATGATATTGAAGCTATTAAAGAAGCTATAAGTGATGAAACTGCAGCAATTATGGTTGAACCAATTCAGGGAGAAGGAGGGGTAAATGTTCCGTCCAAAGAGTATTTTGATGAAATAACTAAAATCTGTGCTGAAAATGATATTCTTTTGATTTTAGATGAAGTTCAGACTGGTTTTGGAAGATGCGGAACATTATTTGCTCATGAACTTTTTGATATAAAAGCAGATATTATGACTATAGCTAAAGGTGTTGGAGGAGGAGTTCCTATGGGAGCATTTCTTGCAACTGAAAAAGTAGCTAGTGGTTTTGTACCTGGTGATCATGGAACTACTTTTGGCGGTGGCCCTTTAGTATGTGCTGCAGCCAATTCTGTTTTAGATACTATTCTGGATGAAGGTTTATTGGAAAACTCCAAAAAAGTTGGAGCTTACTTTAAAGATAAATTAAATGAATTAAAAGGAAAACACGATAAAATAGTTGATGTTAGGGGACACGGATTGATGATTGGTGTTGAATTGTCTGAAAATGGTGCTGCTTATGTTGATAAATTAAGAGAAATGGGATTCTTAATTAACTGTACTGCAGGCAATGTATTAAGATTTGTTCCCCCTCTCATAATTACTGAAGATGAAATTGATAAATTTGTTGAAGCTTTAGATAAAGCTCTTTAA